From the genome of Silurus meridionalis isolate SWU-2019-XX chromosome 12, ASM1480568v1, whole genome shotgun sequence, one region includes:
- the zgc:113279 gene encoding LOW QUALITY PROTEIN: uncharacterized protein zgc:113279 (The sequence of the model RefSeq protein was modified relative to this genomic sequence to represent the inferred CDS: inserted 1 base in 1 codon; deleted 2 bases in 1 codon) yields the protein MVRSREGNTGSKMIPVNCEGNEKEYGACSYNHSPLPGDLAFNMNETNSPTSALTGLDEEVCNLAVITEQESFSPKGKNALRTKADRTYLGVRVRMPVKDMLRDIRIAKGMDPIEMQMKENKGSKGDKKRVNISGGRRNRLVGKCQTKSLEDEFAIIVEVLEEDLKTSTSIQPSNHLDLENKFWAKTISQQGLQDASPPIPICNTATKKFPLPPGIYGSAHSHAASLFTDTKIKNSSGESDYFIHRRQHEMTCSPGDSKVQVPSPDENYFAPMDQWDSPHKIGSPLNSYLLQEQWNSMEHFWTQIEREEHILNIISNQELLTQDEMGRTLLHRAVDEGKRSLVYVFARRMADLNKLDSKDAEGRTSLHLAAQRNHHLMFADLISLGANINERDKYGKTCLHLSAENGYIRVLEVLKSCMKNGAYIDLEARDNNGLSALQLASVALKNIVGDLGTSVTVGQXKVHSLHKEQMMETLKCLLQMECSMQCLV from the exons ATGGTGAGGAGTCGAGAGGGGAACACAGGAAGTAAAATGATACCAGTAAATTGTGAGGGAAACGAGAAAGAATATGGAGCTTGTTCATACAACCATTCACCACTTCCCGGGGACCTTGCATTTAACATGAATGAAACAAATTCACCGACATCAGCTCTTACAGGACTGGATGAGGAAGTATGTAACCTTGCTGTAATTACTGAGCAAGAATCGTTTTCTCCAAAAG GTAAAAATGCTCTGAGAACCAAAGCAGATCGGACATACCTGGGAGTCAGAGTAAGAATGCCTGTAAAAGATATGCTCAGAGATATTCGCATAGCCAAAGGAATGGACCCAATAGAAATGCAG atgaaagaaaacaaaggatCAAAAG GGGACAAAAAAAGAGTGAACATAAGTGGTGGTCGGAGAAATAGGCTTGTAGGTAAATGTCAAACAAAGAGTTTGGAAGATGAGTTTGCCATTATAGTGGAGGTGTTGGAAGAAGACCTTAAGACTAGTACCTCCATACAGCCAAGCAACCATCTTGACCTTGAAAACAAGTTCTGGGCTAAGACCATATCTCAGCAAGGGCTTCAAGATGCATCACCTCCAATTCCAATTTGCAATACAGCCACTAAAAAGTTCCCTTTGCCACCTGGAATCTATGGTTCTGCACATAGCCATGCTGCTTCCCTCTTCACAGACACCAAGATCAAAAACAGCAGTGGTGAGTCAGATTACTTTATACACAGAAGGCAGCATGAAATGACCTGCTCTCCAGGTGACAGCAAAGTGCAGGTCCCATCTCCAGACGAAAACTATTTTGCTCCA ATGGACCAGTGGGATTCACCACACAAAATAGGAAGTCCACTCAACTCATACTTGTTGCAGGAGCAGTGGAACAGTATGGAACACTTCTGGACCCAAATTGAAAGAGAGGAACatatattgaacattatttcCAATCAAGAGCTTCTTACGCAAGATGAGATGGGAAGAAC ACTCCTCCACCGAGCTGTTGATGAGGGCAAACGGTCTCTTGTGTATGTTTTCGCCAGACGGATGGCAGATCTCAACAAACTGGACAGCAAAGATGCAGAGGGAAGG ACTTCTCTGCACTTAGCTGCACAGAGGAATCATCACCTCATGTTTGCTGATTTAATTTCCCTTGGTGCAAACATCAATGAAAGGGATAAATATGGAAAAACATGCCTTCATCTCAGTGCAGAAAACGGATACATCCGAGTTTTAGAG GTTCTGAAAAGCTGCATGAAAAATGGAGCTTACATAGATTTGGAAGCAAGAGATAATAATG GGCTAAGTGCACTGCAGCTTGCATCAGTCGCTCTGAAGAACATAGTTGGTGATTTGGGGACAAGTGTGACAGTTGGCC GCAAAGTGCATTCCCTCCATAAAGAGCAGATGATGGAAACCCTTAAATGCCTCCTGCAGATGGAATGCAGCATGCAGTGTCTG GTATGA
- the atf5b gene encoding uncharacterized protein atf5b — MTEHFDTYPLSASTESSPGSSIPPSPLEHDVQVPSDLEVMTSLLKEELAQLEDYYLFESTPMKADKWQKCDKGYQAMSAPSYYQLPCTSYNVNQSESNPRLVTLATGELDLRGFCGSSVGRSKTSRPAPYSYVRTHSTSQRIASNGCKDVEVFEKETWTFKGTHSGYAEVALDQCAVDKIFGRNHIGAKKVRECAILLKEEEKRCLTEDVFYRTEMVKSFDAGAPLDPHHRREGQAPAMKMLGHGHESVAMPVLHCSENGSSPAFKHPEVAECYFSQITANLEPYHGFMNEVDQPVRSGAVESMNSGYSSHECLVDQSFECLSGDSVGSSLEFPAQKPMQRLRENLCVFKPEVKVSCLERSHGERKQKKRDQNKTAAYRYRQRKRAEQDCLEEELHGLEGKNRELRDKAESVEREIQYVKDLLIEVYKARSQRLKEDSSA; from the exons ATGACAGAACATTTCGACACCTACCCCCTTTCAGCATCAACTGAATCGTCTCCTGGCTCATCGATTCCACCATCCCCCTTGGAACATGATGTCCAGGTGCCCTCGGATTTGGAGGTCATGACCTCCCTCCTGAAAGAAGAACTTGCCCAACTCGAGGATTATTACCTATTTGAATCAACACCCATGAAAGcagacaaatggcaaaaatgtgATAAAGGCTACCAAGCGATGTCTGCGCCATCATACTACCAGTTACCTTGCACTTCATACAATGTGAACCAGTCCGAATCGAACCCCAGGCTTGTGACCCTAGCAACAGGTGAGCTTGACCTAAGAGGGTTTTGTGGCAGCTCTGTTGGAAGATCTAAAACATCCAGACCTGCTCCTTACAGCTACGTTCGGACCCACTCCACCAGCCAAAGGATAGCGTCAAATGGTTGCAAAGACGTGGAAGTTTTTGAGAAAGAGACTTGGACTTTCAAAGGGACTCATTCAGGGTACGCAGAGGTGGCTTTAGACCAGTGTGCTGTTGACAAGATTTTTGGGAGGAACCATATCGGTGCAAAAAAGGTTCGAGAATGTGCCATATTGctaaaggaagaagaaaagagatgtCTCACTGAAGACGTTTTTTACAGAACAGAGATGGTGAAAAGTTTCGATGCAGGTGCCCCCTTGGACCCCCACCACAGGAGAGAAGGTCAAGCTCCTGCAATGAAGATGCTCGGACATGGTCACGAATCCGTCGCGATGCCCGTACTGCATTGTAGTGAAAACGGAAGTAGTCCTGCCTTTAAACACCCAGAAGTAGCTGAGTGTTACTTCAGTCAGATTACTGCCAATTTAGAACCGTATCATGGCTTTATGAATGAGGTGGATCAGCCAGTCCGGTCCGGGGCTGTCGAGTCTATGAATAGCGGTTACTCAAGCCATGAATGCCTTGTAGATCAAAGCTTTGAATGTCTGTCCGGCGACAGTGTTGGATCTTCGTTGGAGTTCCCTGCACAGAAACCGATGCAACGGCTGAGAGAAAACCTGTGCGTGTTCAAGCCAGAGGTCAAAGTAAGTTGCCTGGAAAGAAGCCATGGAGAGCGCAAGCAGAAGAAAAGAGACCAGAACAAGACAGCTGCTTACAG GTATCGACAGCGGAAGAGGGCGGAGCAGGACTGCTTGGAGGAAGAGCTTCATGGATTGGAAGGGAAAAACAGGGAGCTGCGAGACAAAGCCGAATctgtagagagagagatccaGTATGTCAAAGACCTCCTGATTGAAGTGTATAAGGCTCGGAGTCAGCGCCTCAAAGAGGATTCCAGTGCCTAA